In Zunongwangia profunda SM-A87, the following proteins share a genomic window:
- a CDS encoding VOC family protein: MKIEYLEIYTSAIKEQLNFYRDVLGFSITKNSENNFRFSAGFTEICFQFKKDAKPYHIAFHIPAHQEDLALNWLKERVVIEKNDTEEIIDFKNWKAKSVYFKDPDDNILELISRRDLYPSQKKYFNVNSILGVSEIGLAVEIIEPYYTYLHRQFGLGIYDGNLDRFCAIGDDEGLIIAVNRHNRDWFPTNQTAFAADFKINFTHHQGSEFSFTSKDV; encoded by the coding sequence ATGAAGATTGAATATTTAGAAATTTATACTTCGGCGATAAAGGAACAATTGAACTTTTATCGCGATGTGCTTGGGTTTTCCATAACTAAAAATTCTGAAAATAACTTTAGGTTTTCTGCCGGGTTTACAGAAATATGTTTTCAGTTTAAAAAGGATGCAAAGCCCTATCATATTGCGTTTCATATTCCTGCACATCAGGAAGATTTAGCCTTAAATTGGCTAAAAGAACGCGTTGTTATTGAAAAAAATGATACCGAGGAAATTATAGATTTTAAGAATTGGAAAGCAAAATCAGTATATTTTAAAGATCCTGATGATAATATTTTAGAGCTTATTTCCAGACGTGATCTTTATCCATCTCAGAAAAAATATTTTAACGTAAATTCCATCTTAGGAGTCTCCGAAATTGGTTTAGCGGTTGAAATCATTGAGCCTTATTATACCTATTTACATCGTCAATTCGGTTTAGGAATTTACGATGGAAATTTAGATCGATTTTGTGCCATTGGTGATGATGAAGGACTTATAATTGCAGTGAATCGACACAACAGAGATTGGTTTCCTACTAATCAAACTGCCTTTGCAGCCGATTTTAAAATTAATTTCACCCATCATCAGGGCTCAGAATTTAGTTTTACATCCAAAGATGTATAA
- the ribD gene encoding bifunctional diaminohydroxyphosphoribosylaminopyrimidine deaminase/5-amino-6-(5-phosphoribosylamino)uracil reductase RibD, protein MNIHEKYIKRCLQLAENGLGSTYPNPMVGSVIVYKNQIIGEGWHQKAGEPHAEVNAVNSVKNRDLLKKSTIYVSLEPCSHFGKTPPCSDLIIAKGIKKVVVATVDPFAEVAGRGIKKLMEAGCDVTLGVLEQEAQHLNKRFFTFHNKKRPYIILKWAQSEDGFIAPLQRKDRAPVWISNRYSKQLVHKWRAEEQAILVGTKTAIEDNPKLNTRLYAGNNPVRVVIDRSGKIPAASAIFDGSIKTIIITENNQKITSKNLEYRHADFSQNLPEQIGSILFQENLQSVIIEGGLQTLQSFIDAKLWDEARVFSGNVQLKMGVSAPEFQGKLISEEKIEDNLLKTYLND, encoded by the coding sequence GTGAATATACACGAAAAATATATAAAACGCTGTTTGCAACTCGCCGAAAACGGATTGGGAAGCACCTATCCAAATCCCATGGTTGGTAGTGTGATTGTTTATAAAAACCAAATTATTGGCGAAGGCTGGCATCAAAAAGCGGGAGAGCCTCATGCCGAGGTTAACGCAGTAAATTCAGTTAAAAACCGAGACCTTTTAAAGAAATCGACCATTTATGTAAGTTTAGAACCTTGCAGCCATTTTGGAAAAACGCCACCTTGTAGTGATTTAATCATTGCGAAAGGGATCAAAAAAGTAGTGGTTGCCACTGTAGATCCTTTTGCTGAAGTTGCCGGACGAGGCATTAAAAAACTAATGGAAGCCGGTTGCGATGTAACGCTGGGCGTTCTTGAACAAGAGGCACAGCACCTTAACAAAAGATTCTTTACGTTTCACAATAAAAAGCGTCCTTATATTATATTAAAATGGGCGCAAAGTGAAGATGGTTTTATCGCCCCGCTGCAACGTAAAGATCGTGCTCCTGTTTGGATCAGCAATCGGTACTCAAAACAACTGGTACACAAATGGCGCGCTGAAGAACAGGCGATTCTCGTGGGAACAAAAACGGCAATCGAAGATAACCCAAAACTCAATACGAGATTATATGCCGGGAACAATCCTGTACGGGTGGTGATCGATCGCTCTGGAAAAATTCCGGCAGCATCGGCTATTTTCGACGGAAGCATCAAAACAATTATTATTACTGAAAATAATCAGAAAATAACGTCAAAAAACCTAGAATATCGGCACGCTGATTTTAGTCAAAATTTACCCGAACAAATTGGGAGTATCTTATTTCAGGAAAATTTACAGTCGGTTATTATTGAAGGGGGATTGCAAACACTTCAAAGTTTTATCGATGCGAAATTATGGGATGAAGCGCGTGTATTTTCGGGAAATGTTCAGTTAAAAATGGGAGTTTCAGCACCTGAATTTCAGGGAAAGTTAATTTCCGAAGAAAAAATAGAAGATAACCTGTTAAAGACCTATTTAAATGATTAA
- a CDS encoding LOG family protein encodes MEEKKTQNSLKSIAVFCASSDGVNSEIIETSKKLGEFLAKNNIRLVYGGSKLGLMGQVAAGVNENGGKATGVIPEFLKTKEVVHTQLDKLITTQDMHERKLTMHKLSDGFIALPGGFGTFEELFEIITWAQLGLHQKPIGLLNINGFYDDLMAMLRKMVKTGLLKKENYDLLIIAETIEELYEKMKFFKPQPTPKWITKSQT; translated from the coding sequence TTGGAAGAAAAGAAAACACAGAATTCCCTAAAAAGCATAGCTGTTTTTTGTGCCAGCAGCGATGGTGTTAATTCAGAAATAATTGAAACCTCTAAAAAATTAGGGGAATTTTTGGCCAAAAATAATATTCGCCTGGTGTATGGTGGAAGCAAACTTGGATTAATGGGGCAGGTAGCTGCCGGTGTTAATGAAAATGGAGGGAAAGCCACCGGTGTTATTCCTGAATTTTTAAAAACCAAAGAAGTGGTACATACCCAATTGGATAAATTAATTACCACCCAGGATATGCATGAGCGAAAACTCACCATGCATAAACTTAGTGATGGTTTTATCGCACTTCCCGGTGGTTTTGGGACTTTTGAGGAGCTTTTTGAAATTATTACCTGGGCCCAACTGGGCTTGCATCAAAAACCAATTGGATTACTGAATATCAATGGTTTTTATGATGATTTAATGGCGATGCTTCGGAAGATGGTAAAAACAGGTTTATTAAAAAAAGAGAATTACGATTTGTTGATTATTGCTGAAACCATCGAAGAGCTGTATGAGAAAATGAAATTTTTTAAACCACAACCTACACCAAAGTGGATTACTAAAAGTCAGACCTAA
- a CDS encoding Hpt domain-containing protein: MEEKPNYSYISQLSGGDKNFEEQLLDVVRLELPLEIENYKNHLKTTDFMRAGDDVHKIKHKISILGLEKSYQVAIDHEDKLREGVVDPELFSQFEKILDAMTTFIQKA; this comes from the coding sequence ATGGAAGAGAAACCTAACTACTCTTACATAAGCCAGCTATCTGGTGGAGATAAAAATTTTGAAGAACAATTACTGGATGTAGTTCGTTTAGAACTTCCTCTGGAAATAGAAAACTACAAAAATCATTTAAAAACAACTGACTTTATGCGAGCCGGTGACGACGTGCATAAAATTAAACATAAAATTAGTATTTTAGGCTTAGAAAAGAGTTATCAGGTTGCTATAGATCATGAAGACAAGCTTCGGGAAGGAGTTGTAGATCCCGAATTATTTAGCCAATTTGAAAAGATTCTTGACGCAATGACCACGTTTATTCAAAAAGCCTAA
- a CDS encoding exonuclease domain-containing protein encodes MIEDFVVFDFETARGKNPCSLGMVEYKNGKKYREFYELINPEVAYFNPFAIQIHGITYEDVQHERNFSELWDAMLPFIEGKTLVAHNAKFDNAVLLYSLQRYGIDVPPYASFCTLQRARRLVALPSYKLSSLANFFEVPQLRHHNALEDAFVCGELFLKLNRVEEELKLQEEHGMDFPSDYLDWIAEKQGQNVQIRRKALAGCSQLLSGLRFVISGNFQHFSRIEMQKIIVQNGGRITGSVSGLTNYLVCGSQAGNSKLSKAKLNGTKLISENQLLEILIDF; translated from the coding sequence ATGATAGAAGACTTTGTGGTGTTTGATTTTGAAACCGCGAGAGGAAAAAATCCCTGCTCGTTGGGAATGGTAGAGTATAAAAATGGTAAGAAATACCGCGAATTTTACGAATTAATAAATCCCGAAGTTGCTTACTTTAATCCATTTGCGATCCAAATTCATGGGATAACCTATGAAGATGTACAGCATGAAAGGAATTTTTCCGAATTGTGGGATGCGATGCTTCCTTTTATAGAAGGAAAAACATTAGTGGCTCATAATGCGAAATTCGATAATGCTGTATTGCTTTATTCGTTACAACGTTACGGAATTGATGTACCGCCATATGCCAGTTTTTGCACCCTGCAACGCGCTAGAAGACTAGTAGCGTTACCGAGTTATAAATTAAGTTCTTTAGCCAACTTTTTTGAAGTTCCGCAGCTCCGGCATCACAATGCTTTAGAAGATGCTTTTGTTTGTGGTGAATTGTTTTTAAAGCTGAATAGAGTAGAAGAGGAATTGAAATTACAGGAAGAACATGGTATGGATTTTCCTTCTGATTATTTAGATTGGATTGCTGAAAAACAGGGCCAAAACGTACAAATTCGCCGTAAGGCACTTGCTGGTTGTAGCCAGTTATTGAGTGGATTACGATTTGTAATCTCTGGAAACTTTCAACATTTCTCCCGAATCGAAATGCAGAAAATTATAGTGCAAAACGGCGGGCGCATTACTGGTTCGGTTTCGGGATTGACCAATTATCTGGTTTGCGGTAGCCAGGCGGGAAATTCGAAGCTTAGTAAAGCAAAATTAAATGGTACTAAGTTGATTTCAGAAAATCAACTTTTAGAGATTTTAATCGACTTCTAA
- a CDS encoding LytR/AlgR family response regulator transcription factor — MQCIIVDDEATARAILKKLASNNEELEIQAEFSNAIQAIKHLNQHQVDLIFLDIHMPDFTGFDFIQTIKNPPKIILSTSDRNFAIEAFEYDCIVDYLVKPITQERFDKAIKKALKFSPKDNINDVSSEKVEANPKDSGNDLYVNIDRRLIKIDIPSIYLIEARGDYILIKTSAKNYTVHSTMKKIEEKLPDHLFLKIHRSFIINVDRIIDIEDNSVLIEKDVIPVSRSSRPELMKRLNLL, encoded by the coding sequence ATGCAATGTATAATTGTTGATGACGAAGCAACTGCAAGAGCAATATTAAAAAAACTTGCTTCAAACAATGAAGAGCTAGAAATACAAGCAGAATTTTCTAATGCCATCCAGGCCATTAAGCATCTTAATCAACATCAAGTTGATCTTATTTTTCTTGATATACATATGCCCGATTTTACCGGTTTCGACTTTATTCAAACCATTAAGAATCCACCAAAAATTATCCTATCCACCTCAGATAGAAATTTTGCGATTGAAGCTTTTGAATATGATTGTATTGTTGATTACCTCGTAAAACCTATCACCCAGGAGCGATTTGATAAGGCTATTAAAAAGGCGCTAAAATTTTCTCCAAAGGATAACATTAACGATGTTTCTTCAGAAAAAGTAGAAGCAAACCCTAAAGATTCAGGTAACGATCTTTACGTAAATATTGATCGTAGATTAATCAAAATCGATATTCCCAGTATTTATTTAATTGAAGCCAGGGGTGATTATATTTTGATTAAGACCTCAGCAAAAAACTATACAGTGCATTCTACTATGAAAAAAATTGAAGAGAAATTACCTGATCATCTCTTTTTAAAAATTCATCGATCTTTTATCATAAACGTAGACAGAATCATTGATATTGAAGACAACAGCGTTTTAATCGAAAAAGATGTAATTCCGGTAAGCCGTTCTAGTCGTCCCGAATTGATGAAACGTTTAAATCTTCTATAA
- the ligA gene encoding NAD-dependent DNA ligase LigA, whose product MDIENKIYTLREELQHHNYQYYVLDNPEISDYDFDMKLKELQELEEKHPEFNDPNSPTQRVGGAVTKNFTTVVHDYRMYSLSNSYSKEELQDWETRIRKLVDGDIKYTCELKYDGASMSLMYDKGQLVQAVTRGDGFQGDDVTNNVKTIRSVPLKLRGDYPEKFHIRGEIVLPFEGFAKLNAERVENGEEPYANPRNTASGSLKLQDSAEVAKRPLDCLLYNIAGENLPISSQFESLEKARDWGFKVPAESELKNNIEEVLSYINYWDIHRHDLPYETDGVVVKVNDFGQQEELGYTAKSPRWAMAYKFKAEQETTKLHKITYQVGRTGAITPVANLEPVQLAGTIVKRASLHNADQIAKLDIREGDKVFVEKGGEIIPKIVGVDFKQRDPDSEPTTYAIYCPECGTELQRKEGEAQHFCPNYVGCPPQIIGRMEHFVSRKAMDIDGLGKGTIEILYYNGIINNYSDFYYLTYDDIIGQERWLDNEEAGIKKSGELQVKLGQAIYALSQGWGSITRADSEKIGNEIVYLEEIFSLNIAEISGIDEKKFKRFLMELNTAIQRVAISDYTSMEDCVSVNLLIDLKFPDHQENQPAKEALKNADYIDELLRNESFQHYPKFDDFITKISDRSRISIQKKTTENILNSVEESKKRTFDKVLFALGIRDVGEVSARKIAEHFGNIDKLMAANTEELIQLRDVGERVAASIIEFFTDEENIDIVKRLREKDLQFEMEEKETSSNKLEGLSFVVSGTFSISRSELKKHIEENGGKNLSSLSKSTNYLIVGEKMGPSKKVKAEKEGIAMISEEEFFKMIE is encoded by the coding sequence ATGGATATCGAAAATAAAATATATACACTTCGAGAAGAATTACAGCATCATAATTATCAATATTATGTTTTAGACAATCCTGAAATTAGCGATTATGATTTTGATATGAAGCTGAAAGAACTTCAGGAATTAGAAGAAAAGCATCCTGAATTTAATGATCCTAACTCGCCAACGCAGCGTGTAGGGGGCGCCGTAACTAAGAATTTTACAACGGTGGTCCATGATTATCGTATGTACTCTCTTTCTAATTCATATTCTAAAGAAGAATTACAAGATTGGGAAACGCGTATTCGAAAGTTAGTCGACGGCGATATAAAATATACCTGCGAGTTGAAGTATGATGGCGCGTCGATGAGTCTTATGTATGACAAGGGGCAATTGGTACAGGCGGTAACACGTGGAGACGGATTTCAGGGAGACGATGTAACAAACAACGTAAAAACGATTCGCTCGGTACCTTTAAAATTACGAGGGGATTATCCAGAGAAATTTCATATTCGAGGTGAGATCGTATTGCCTTTTGAAGGTTTCGCGAAGTTGAATGCCGAGCGTGTTGAGAATGGAGAAGAACCTTATGCGAATCCGCGTAATACGGCGTCAGGAAGTTTGAAATTACAGGATAGTGCTGAGGTGGCGAAACGGCCATTGGATTGTTTGCTTTATAATATTGCAGGTGAAAATCTACCGATTTCATCTCAATTTGAAAGTCTAGAGAAAGCCAGAGATTGGGGTTTTAAAGTTCCCGCAGAAAGTGAACTTAAAAATAATATCGAAGAGGTTTTAAGCTATATTAACTACTGGGATATCCATCGTCATGATTTGCCTTATGAGACTGATGGGGTAGTAGTGAAAGTTAATGATTTTGGCCAGCAGGAAGAGTTAGGTTATACCGCAAAATCACCGCGTTGGGCGATGGCCTATAAGTTTAAAGCCGAACAGGAAACGACAAAGCTCCATAAAATAACCTATCAGGTTGGTCGTACAGGCGCCATTACACCGGTGGCAAATTTAGAACCGGTGCAATTGGCAGGAACCATTGTGAAACGGGCGTCTTTGCATAATGCCGATCAGATCGCGAAACTAGACATTCGGGAAGGCGATAAAGTTTTTGTAGAAAAAGGAGGGGAAATTATCCCTAAAATCGTGGGAGTAGATTTTAAACAACGCGATCCAGATTCTGAACCTACAACATATGCCATTTATTGCCCGGAATGTGGAACCGAATTACAACGTAAAGAGGGCGAAGCACAGCATTTTTGTCCGAATTACGTAGGGTGCCCACCGCAAATTATTGGTAGGATGGAGCATTTTGTATCACGAAAAGCCATGGATATTGATGGTTTGGGAAAAGGAACGATAGAAATCTTATATTACAATGGAATCATTAATAATTATTCCGATTTCTATTATCTCACATACGATGATATTATTGGACAGGAACGTTGGTTGGATAACGAGGAAGCCGGGATTAAAAAATCAGGTGAACTTCAGGTAAAATTAGGTCAGGCGATTTATGCGCTTAGTCAGGGGTGGGGAAGTATAACCAGAGCCGATTCCGAAAAAATAGGAAATGAAATTGTTTATTTAGAGGAAATTTTTAGTCTAAACATAGCCGAAATTTCAGGGATAGACGAAAAGAAATTCAAGCGATTTCTGATGGAGTTAAATACGGCGATACAACGGGTAGCTATTTCAGATTATACGTCAATGGAAGATTGTGTTTCAGTAAATTTACTGATCGACTTGAAATTTCCCGATCATCAGGAAAACCAGCCGGCAAAAGAAGCATTAAAGAATGCAGATTATATCGATGAATTGCTTCGTAATGAAAGCTTTCAGCACTACCCAAAATTCGATGATTTTATCACTAAAATCTCAGACCGCAGCCGGATCAGCATTCAGAAGAAAACCACTGAAAATATATTAAACTCCGTAGAGGAATCTAAAAAACGAACTTTCGATAAAGTATTATTTGCTTTAGGAATTCGTGATGTGGGGGAAGTAAGTGCCCGAAAAATTGCGGAGCACTTTGGGAATATTGATAAGCTCATGGCGGCGAATACAGAAGAACTTATCCAACTTCGCGATGTGGGGGAACGTGTTGCTGCAAGTATCATCGAATTTTTTACCGATGAGGAAAACATTGACATCGTAAAACGCTTACGGGAAAAAGACCTGCAGTTTGAAATGGAAGAAAAAGAGACCAGTTCTAACAAATTAGAAGGGCTTAGTTTTGTTGTTTCGGGTACCTTTTCTATTTCTAGAAGTGAACTGAAAAAGCATATTGAAGAAAATGGGGGTAAAAATTTAAGTTCTTTATCTAAAAGCACGAATTACCTTATTGTTGGAGAAAAAATGGGTCCAAGTAAAAAAGTAAAGGCAGAGAAAGAAGGAATTGCCATGATTAGTGAAGAAGAATTTTTTAAGATGATTGAATGA
- the prmC gene encoding peptide chain release factor N(5)-glutamine methyltransferase, translated as MTITQLKNKFLENLGDKYPKEENLSFFNLLAEHFLQLNRLQIALEPNKKLNDTEVSEFEGALEKLRVFEPIQYIIGETEFFSLSFKVTPGVLIPRPETEELVQWILDEVSLKQQQDLHILDIGTGSGCIPISLKKHLPKAQISAIDISEEALKVANLNTEKNKVSVHLVHQDILSTQKLSRQFDVIVSNPPYVRELEKAEMQQNVLQYEPETALYVKDENPLLFYNKITKLAQEGLSKNGLLFFEINQYLGEETKTMVEEHDFRAELRKDMFGNFRMLKAQKR; from the coding sequence ATGACCATCACTCAACTTAAAAATAAATTCCTGGAAAACCTTGGTGATAAGTATCCTAAAGAAGAAAATCTGTCTTTCTTCAATTTATTGGCCGAACATTTCTTGCAGTTAAACAGGTTACAGATCGCTTTAGAACCTAATAAAAAATTAAATGATACTGAAGTTAGTGAATTTGAGGGGGCTTTAGAAAAACTTCGTGTTTTCGAACCTATTCAGTACATTATTGGAGAAACCGAATTTTTTAGTCTGAGTTTTAAAGTCACGCCCGGCGTTTTAATTCCGCGTCCGGAAACCGAAGAACTGGTGCAATGGATTTTAGATGAGGTGTCCCTGAAGCAGCAACAGGATTTACATATATTGGATATTGGAACAGGAAGTGGTTGCATTCCCATTAGTTTAAAAAAACACCTGCCAAAAGCCCAAATTTCAGCCATAGATATTTCAGAAGAAGCTTTAAAAGTGGCCAATCTAAATACTGAAAAAAATAAAGTTTCAGTACATTTAGTTCACCAGGATATTCTTTCCACACAAAAACTTTCACGGCAATTTGATGTCATCGTTTCTAACCCACCTTATGTGCGGGAATTGGAAAAGGCCGAAATGCAGCAGAATGTATTGCAATACGAACCGGAAACAGCACTCTACGTAAAAGATGAAAATCCTTTACTTTTCTACAATAAAATCACGAAATTAGCACAAGAAGGACTATCCAAAAATGGGTTGTTGTTTTTTGAAATTAATCAATATCTGGGAGAAGAAACTAAAACGATGGTTGAAGAGCATGATTTTAGGGCGGAGCTTCGAAAGGATATGTTTGGTAATTTTAGAATGCTAAAAGCCCAAAAACGCTAA
- a CDS encoding DUF1304 domain-containing protein, whose protein sequence is MELVIVVLKAVIVIEHFYILWFEMFAWETVGKKTFKSLPADLFPKTKSLAANQGLYNGFLAAGLGWTFFIDNGDWQHNISIFFLLCIAIAGIYGALSATKKIFFIQALPAILTLLLIFIEQ, encoded by the coding sequence ATGGAACTAGTTATTGTTGTTTTAAAAGCGGTCATTGTAATAGAACATTTTTATATTCTCTGGTTTGAAATGTTTGCCTGGGAAACCGTCGGGAAAAAGACCTTTAAATCTTTGCCAGCAGATCTTTTCCCTAAAACAAAATCTTTAGCGGCTAATCAGGGTTTGTATAATGGCTTTTTAGCGGCCGGTTTGGGATGGACCTTTTTTATAGATAATGGGGATTGGCAACACAATATTTCAATCTTTTTTCTTTTATGTATAGCCATAGCCGGAATTTATGGAGCCTTAAGTGCTACTAAAAAAATATTCTTTATTCAGGCGTTACCAGCAATACTTACACTTTTATTAATTTTTATAGAACAATAA
- a CDS encoding sensor histidine kinase, translated as MNRLLSRQIRKYFPEEFAKEKRFQDFFKAVEESYNTNDEQLSMIQRAMKISSDELFSANRKLKIEAQSQKQILDRLRAVITTLDIKNSTSKNQPEEELNVSDLATYIEDQSREIAKAHKEQKELLLHLEKKNQVLSDYAHVVSHDLKSPLRSINSLVTWLKEDYKEKIDEGGINQLDMVLKSVEKMDALISGILNYSTIDQEILDTYDVDTWHLVNEIIQIIYKPSHIKIEISDQLPIIQGDKFRLQQLFQNLIQNAVKSIDKPKGFIKVDVKENDKYWEFSIHDNGKGIDKDHFQKIFQIFEKIDNDFNSTGIGLSIVKKIIDFYGGHIWLESELSKGTIFYFTLPK; from the coding sequence ATGAACCGCCTACTAAGCCGACAAATAAGAAAATATTTTCCTGAAGAATTCGCAAAGGAGAAAAGATTTCAAGATTTTTTTAAGGCCGTAGAGGAATCCTACAATACCAACGACGAGCAATTAAGCATGATCCAACGGGCTATGAAAATAAGCTCAGACGAATTATTTAGTGCTAACCGAAAATTAAAAATAGAGGCCCAAAGCCAAAAGCAAATCTTAGACCGTTTAAGAGCTGTTATTACTACTTTAGATATTAAAAACTCCACAAGTAAAAACCAACCTGAAGAAGAGCTTAATGTATCAGACCTGGCTACCTATATTGAAGATCAGTCCAGAGAAATAGCTAAAGCACACAAAGAACAAAAAGAGCTCTTGTTACACCTGGAAAAGAAAAATCAGGTATTATCAGACTATGCGCATGTGGTTTCACACGATCTAAAATCTCCTCTAAGAAGCATCAACAGTTTGGTCACCTGGCTAAAGGAAGACTACAAAGAGAAAATTGATGAAGGCGGAATTAACCAGTTAGATATGGTTCTTAAAAGTGTGGAAAAAATGGATGCTTTGATTAGTGGAATCCTTAATTACTCGACCATAGATCAGGAAATTTTAGACACTTACGATGTAGATACCTGGCATCTGGTAAACGAAATTATCCAGATTATCTATAAACCTTCACATATAAAAATTGAAATTTCAGACCAGCTTCCAATAATCCAAGGTGATAAATTTAGGTTACAGCAATTATTCCAGAATTTAATTCAAAATGCGGTCAAAAGCATTGATAAGCCTAAAGGTTTCATCAAGGTCGATGTTAAAGAAAATGATAAATATTGGGAATTCTCTATTCATGACAACGGAAAAGGCATTGATAAAGACCATTTTCAGAAAATTTTTCAGATATTTGAAAAAATTGATAATGATTTTAATTCTACCGGAATTGGATTATCCATCGTAAAAAAGATTATTGATTTTTATGGTGGTCATATCTGGTTAGAAAGTGAGTTATCAAAAGGCACCATTTTCTACTTTACTTTACCTAAATAA
- a CDS encoding GNAT family N-acetyltransferase translates to MSMLKIREIQQQDNQQVKKVIQDVLVEMGVPKVGTAYEDKALDDMTAEYMAERKAYFVIEKNNQIIGCCGIGPLPGFEEKICELQKMYFLPEARGRGLGAQMMDTCLKYAKSQGYKKCYIETLPYMKDACKLYKKTGFEELEKPLGNTGHYNCTVWLIKDL, encoded by the coding sequence ATGAGCATGCTTAAAATTAGGGAAATTCAGCAGCAAGACAATCAGCAGGTTAAAAAAGTTATCCAGGATGTTTTGGTAGAAATGGGAGTTCCAAAAGTAGGAACCGCATATGAAGATAAAGCCCTTGATGATATGACGGCGGAATATATGGCAGAACGAAAAGCTTATTTTGTAATTGAAAAAAATAATCAAATCATAGGTTGTTGTGGTATTGGTCCTTTACCTGGATTTGAGGAGAAAATTTGCGAATTACAAAAGATGTATTTTTTACCAGAAGCTCGTGGAAGAGGTCTTGGAGCACAAATGATGGATACCTGCTTAAAATATGCCAAAAGTCAGGGTTATAAAAAGTGTTATATCGAAACTTTACCTTATATGAAAGATGCTTGTAAATTGTATAAGAAAACCGGTTTTGAGGAATTAGAAAAACCACTAGGCAATACAGGACATTATAATTGTACAGTTTGGCTGATAAAGGATTTGTAG
- a CDS encoding HAD family hydrolase, whose product MIKTIIFDFGDIFINLDKSATPAQLKQFGVKNIPDSILSTNQEYEKGLLSSEEFFNSYKKEFTSIKKDNFLEAWNAILVDFPKYRLEFIKKLAAEKDYQLILLSNTNEIHIDWVKENISFFNEFQQCFDAFYLSYEINFRKPDANIYEYVLQQHNLKPEECLFIDDTRENTDAAAALGINIWNLEPTREDVIDLFTTKKELFS is encoded by the coding sequence ATGATTAAAACCATCATTTTTGATTTTGGCGATATTTTCATCAACCTGGATAAGTCGGCTACCCCGGCACAATTAAAGCAATTCGGAGTTAAAAATATACCAGATTCCATACTCAGCACCAACCAGGAATACGAAAAAGGTTTACTATCCTCAGAAGAATTCTTCAACAGCTATAAAAAAGAGTTTACATCTATTAAAAAAGACAATTTTCTGGAAGCCTGGAACGCCATTTTGGTAGATTTTCCTAAATATCGCTTAGAGTTCATTAAAAAATTGGCTGCAGAGAAAGATTATCAGCTTATTCTTTTAAGCAACACTAACGAAATTCATATTGATTGGGTTAAAGAAAATATATCTTTTTTTAACGAATTTCAGCAATGTTTTGATGCGTTCTATTTGTCTTACGAGATCAATTTCAGAAAACCCGATGCTAATATTTATGAGTATGTACTGCAACAGCATAACCTAAAACCAGAGGAATGTCTCTTTATAGACGACACCAGGGAAAATACTGATGCCGCCGCTGCTTTAGGCATTAATATTTGGAATCTGGAACCTACGCGAGAGGATGTAATTGATCTATTTACCACAAAGAAAGAACTATTCTCTTAA